A region of Sugiyamaella lignohabitans strain CBS 10342 chromosome A, complete sequence DNA encodes the following proteins:
- the NPP1 gene encoding Npp1p (Nucleotide pyrophosphatase/phosphodiesterase; mediates extracellular nucleotide phosphate hydrolysis along with Npp2p and Pho5p; activity and expression enhanced during conditions of phosphate starvation; involved in spore wall assembly; NPP1 has a paralog, NPP2, that arose from the whole genome duplication, and an npp1 npp2 double mutant exhibits reduced dityrosine fluorescence relative to the single mutants; GO_component: GO:0005575 - cellular_component [Evidence ND]; GO_component: GO:0016021 - integral component of membrane [Evidence IEA]; GO_component: GO:0016020 - membrane [Evidence IEA,IEA]; GO_function: GO:0035529 - NADH pyrophosphatase activity [Evidence IEA]; GO_function: GO:0003824 - catalytic activity [Evidence IEA,IEA]; GO_function: GO:0016787 - hydrolase activity [Evidence IEA]; GO_function: GO:0017111 - nucleoside-triphosphatase activity [Evidence IGI,IMP] [PMID 16278456]; GO_function: GO:0047429 - nucleoside-triphosphate diphosphatase activity [Evidence IDA,IGI,IMP] [PMID 16278456]; GO_function: GO:0004551 - nucleotide diphosphatase activity [Evidence IEA]; GO_function: GO:0004551 - nucleotide diphosphatase activity [Evidence ISS] [PMID 16278456]; GO_function: GO:0004528 - phosphodiesterase I activity [Evidence IEA]; GO_function: GO:0004528 - phosphodiesterase I activity [Evidence ISS] [PMID 16278456]; GO_process: GO:0016036 - cellular response to phosphate starvation [Evidence IEP,IMP] [PMID 16278456]; GO_process: GO:0008152 - metabolic process [Evidence IEA,IEA]; GO_process: GO:0090305 - nucleic acid phosphodiester bond hydrolysis [Evidence IEA]; GO_process: GO:0009141 - nucleoside triphosphate metabolic process [Evidence IMP] [PMID 16278456]; GO_process: GO:0006796 - phosphate-containing compound metabolic process [Evidence ISS] [PMID 16278456]) — translation MASGYSLDIPRESLDGDDESDIVASGGPVTDRDRDLLRADDEVLKALAGSSSSKSRTTPNIKSLLPKKKFLSFATPKKSSRPSPGGDYASLGDGSFKDEDDGFDIDSDDNDNLQGTGSSSSGGGRNGNPGKPKRSFFGGHKLDTFRREGDISNADSDFSSEDDFDIEIDVETQPGKRKKRRSRNSQMTGRKHLLVFLLIILGFGLLYSIHGSDDDEDTQKSGGSKKPKYKKLVKSLQSNGTHEFYPTTVVISLDGFHPHYVSEELTPNLHSLFVDHSGVPYMIPSFPSSTFPNHWTLVTGLYPANHGIIGNTFFDTKTGKQFFNTKPGQSLQREWWGGEPIWETAALQGVSTAVHMWPGSEVDWEDVAPVAVDKFNKSEPLTSKTNRVFQWLDNGNYEQRPELILTYVPNVDTVGHQVGISGPEIRATLQEVDSFVGSILSGIKSRNLDSIVNVMVLSDHGMAPTSNDRIVFLEDLMDTNSIEHLDGWPLVGLRLKNPTSSNSQKGGGSLDDAVNKNIDSKESTKSLEQTIQSTYQSLKSKEDPSKFKVFLKDNMPREWNFGGMNSQYSSRIAPLWLVPQVGWSITTRKQLEDMGGRYQPFGVHGYNNTESLMRALFLATGPYFSQDQMFHPIPNVDVYNIICDTLNLVPAHTDGAPVRRALESLPSKWVDPQPYPGVEFHTEILKVNSTYDILFGGSGGSNQYKVKEPSKSSSATNPSSTSSTATGPASTSSLPENSEKPSFFGKVTDWWNSISTATSDALSSAKDWVSSKFSSADKGESR, via the coding sequence ATGGCTTCTGGATACTCTTTAGATATTCCTCGAGAATCTTTGGATGGCGATGATGAGTCGGATATCGTAGCTAGCGGAGGTCCGGTAACAGACCGGGATCGCGATCTATTACGAGCAGATGACGAGGTATTAAAAGCGTTGGCGGGCTCGAGTTCCTCGAAATCTCGTACAACCCCTAATATAAAAAGCTTGTTgcccaagaagaagtttcTGTCATTTGCAACTCCTAAGAAATCGTCAAGACCGTCACCTGGTGGTGACTATGCTTCTCTCGGAGATGGATCATttaaagatgaagatgatggctttgatattgatagtGACGATAACGATAATTTACAGGGCactggcagtagcagtagtggtggtggtcgaAATGGAAACCCTGGTAAACCCAAGAGATCATTTTTTGGAGGACACAAGCTGGATACATTCAGAAGAGAGGGAGATATTTCAAATGCAGACTCTGACTTTTCgtctgaagatgatttcGATATTGAGATTGATGTTGAAACACAGCCTGGTAAACGTAAGAAGAGGAGGTCGAGAAACTCTCAGATGACTGGTCGAAAACATTTACTGGTTTTCCTGCTTATTATTCTTGGATTTGGTTTATTATACTCTATTCATGGAAgcgatgacgacgaggatACTCAGAAATCTGGAGGGTCCAAGAAGCCCAAGTATAAGAAACTGGTGAAATCTTTACAATCAAATGGAACTCATGAGTTTTATCCAACTACTGTCGTCATTTCTTTGGACGGGTTTCATCCACATTACGTCAGTGAAGAATTAACACCTAATTTGCATAGTTTGTTTGTAGACCATTCTGGAGTTCCTTATATGATCCCATCGTTTCCTTCGTCAACTTTCCCCAATCACTGGACTCTAGTGACTGGTTTATATCCTGCCAACCATGGAATCATAGGCAATACCTTTTTTGACACCAAGACTGGTAAGCAGTTTTTCAACACCAAGCCAGGACAAAGTCTGCAAAGAGAATGGTGGGGAGGTGAGCCTATATGGGAGACTGCTGCCTTGCAAGGTGTTTCGACAGCTGTTCATATGTGGCCAGGATCCGAGGTAGATTGGGAAGATGTCGCCCCTGTTGCAGTAGATAAATTCAACAAGTCAGAGCCATTAACATCCAAGACTAATAGGGTATTCCAATGGCTAGACAATGGAAATTATGAACAGCGTCCTGAGTTAATTTTGACCTATGTTCCAAATGTCGACACTGTAGGACATCAGGTTGGTATATCTGGTCCTGAGATCAGAGCGACTTTACAAGAGGTTGATTCATTTGTTGGAAGTATCTTGTCTGGCATCAAGTCACGTAATCTTGATAGTATTGTTAATGTGATGGTACTTTCAGATCACGGCATGGCACCTACTTCGAATGATAGAATAGTGTTTTTGGAAGATCTCATGGATACCAACTCGATTGAGCATTTGGATGGATGGCCCTTGGTAGGTCTGCGTTTGAAAAATCCTACGAGCTCTAATAGCCAGAAAGGTGGTGGTAGTCTGGACGATGCTGTTAACAAGAATATTGATTCAAAagaatcaacaaaatcattAGAACAGACCATTCAAAGCACATATCAATCATTGAAGAGCAAAGAAGATCCTTCGAAATTCAAGGTGTTCCTTAAAGACAACATGCCTAGGGAATGGAATTTTGGTGGTATGAACTCACAGTACTCGAGTCGGATTGCACCTCTATGGCTTGTTCCTCAAGTCGGGTGGTCAATAACCACTCGTAAGCAGCTCGAAGATATGGGTGGCAGATACCAACCTTTTGGAGTGCATGGCTACAATAATACAGAGAGTTTGATGAGAGCACTATTTTTGGCAACTGGACCGTATTTCAGTCAAGATCAAATGTTTCATCCCATTCCTAATGTTGATGTGTACAATATCATTTGCGATACCTTGAATCTTGTGCCAGCTCATACCGACGGTGCCCCTGTTCGTCGAGCTCTGGAAAGTCTTCCTAGCAAGTGGGTCGACCCTCAACCTTACCCAGGAGTAGAGTTCCACACTGAAATCCTGAAAGTCAACTCGACTTACGACATCCTTTTTGGTGGCTCTGGTGGGTCTAACCAGTACAAAGTCAAAGAGCCATCAAAGTCGTCTTCAGCTACCAACCCATCCAGtacttcttcaactgctaCGGGCCCTGCCTCTACGTCTTCTCTGCCAGAAAATTCTGAGAAACCATCTTTCTTTGGCAAGGTGACAGACTGGTGGAATAGCATATCCACAGCGACTTCTGATGCCCTGAGTAGTGCCAAGGACTGGGTTTCATCCAAATTTAGTAGCGCCGATAAAGGCGAAAGCAGATAG
- the INO80 gene encoding chromatin-remodeling ATPase INO80 (ATPase and nucleosome spacing factor; subunit of complex containing actin and actin-related proteins that has chromatin remodeling activity and 3' to 5' DNA helicase activity in vitro; promotes nucleosome shifts in the 3 prime direction; has a role in modulating stress gene transcription; GO_component: GO:0031011 - Ino80 complex [Evidence IDA] [PMID 10361278]; GO_component: GO:0005634 - nucleus [Evidence IEA,IEA]; GO_function: GO:0005524 - ATP binding [Evidence IEA,IEA]; GO_function: GO:0043140 - ATP-dependent 3'-5' DNA helicase activity [Evidence IDA] [PMID 10952318]; GO_function: GO:0016887 - ATPase activity [Evidence IDA] [PMID 10952318]; GO_function: GO:0003677 - DNA binding [Evidence IEA,IEA]; GO_function: GO:0004386 - helicase activity [Evidence IEA,IEA]; GO_function: GO:0016787 - hydrolase activity [Evidence IEA]; GO_function: GO:0016817 - hydrolase activity, acting on acid anhydrides [Evidence IEA]; GO_function: GO:0003676 - nucleic acid binding [Evidence IEA]; GO_function: GO:0000166 - nucleotide binding [Evidence IEA]; GO_process: GO:0006281 - DNA repair [Evidence IEA]; GO_process: GO:0006281 - DNA repair [Evidence IDA,IMP] [PMID 10952318]; GO_process: GO:0006974 - cellular response to DNA damage stimulus [Evidence IEA]; GO_process: GO:0016568 - chromatin modification [Evidence IEA]; GO_process: GO:0006338 - chromatin remodeling [Evidence IDA] [PMID 10952318]; GO_process: GO:0006338 - chromatin remodeling [Evidence IMP] [PMID 23207916]; GO_process: GO:0006348 - chromatin silencing at telomere [Evidence IMP] [PMID 18258182]; GO_process: GO:0043486 - histone exchange [Evidence IDA] [PMID 21241891]; GO_process: GO:0042766 - nucleosome mobilization [Evidence IMP] [PMID 17681272]; GO_process: GO:0016584 - nucleosome positioning [Evidence IDA] [PMID 21135121]; GO_process: GO:0045944 - positive regulation of transcription from RNA polymerase II promoter [Evidence IMP] [PMID 17681272]; GO_process: GO:0051983 - regulation of chromosome segregation [Evidence IMP] [PMID 23207916]; GO_process: GO:0043618 - regulation of transcription from RNA polymerase II promoter in response to stress [Evidence IMP] [PMID 19620280]; GO_process: GO:0006355 - regulation of transcription, DNA-templated [Evidence IEA]; GO_process: GO:0000722 - telomere maintenance via recombination [Evidence IGI] [PMID 23390378]; GO_process: GO:0006366 - transcription from RNA polymerase II promoter [Evidence IDA,IMP] [PMID 10952318]; GO_process: GO:0006351 - transcription, DNA-templated [Evidence IEA]), with product MAISSLLSGSEESGAGGGAVGSVGGPGSSSVGDIASGGFGSVASSDGGFAVSSSDKSGLDRYTYNGTSHVKSSMNGFGAFKVNKWYNQPNYQMHFDWPTSLADNDAGEIAKQAAEPRYSSEKSEFLSSVRSKLENRMNQYHEKTKVEKRTEAHNTLLAKHSSRAKLLVNYANAELHTRALSHVLSGEESVYLEERQRMKRLEANSKRRDQRRLQKQRMALAEKADKIARGEIEAPEGEEQRIASLIASTKRKPGPKPKKEREEYEMLLDELELATTPDSQGAPETPATGKGKSKSKTKGKSLSSTGTGSTATPKSHKRKSTDTGGDDQTPSDKKTKLANGSAAVSAAAGTPKTKGEKAAERAAEKAAAKAAKDAAKQAEKAAKEEQKAADKAAAAAAAAAAEQTKGPSQKEIKAVARLYQNTYESIWKDMARRDSGKVYRLMQSSTNMKLSNVKKTAMLAAKEARRWQLKTNKSAKDIPARARRGMREMLTFWKRNEKEERDLRRKAEKEAIEQAKKDEELRESKRQAKKLNFLITQTELYSHFIGRKIKTAEAAGEEVNQDDDPHGIKQLESGDSAGRVEDIDFDNTDDNEIKRIAMNNAQKAVMDAQTKARNFNNSAEIKNVDIDDDDMNFQNPTSLGDEVIAQPKMLSCQLKEYQLKGLTWLANLYEQGINGILADEMGLGKTVQSISVMAYLAETHNIWGPFLVIAPASTLHNWQQEISKFVPQFKALPYWGSGKDRKVLRKFWDRKQVTYTKDSPFHVLITSYQLVVADAQYFQRFKWQYMILDEAQAIKSSSSTRWKSLLSFRCRNRLLLTGTPIQNSMQELWALLHFIMPSLFDSHEEFSEWFSKDIESHAQNNSQLNEQQLKRLHMILKPFMLRRVKKHVQQELGDKIEIDVYCNLTSRQRVLYKMLRSQISLMDLIERATSSSDDGTQSLMNLVMQFRKVCNHPDLFERADVKSAFNFATFAQTVNVNRDGPVIDVAYTAVNHISYSVPKLAYRDGGFLDIPSQGNYRVGFNQKYLKNKFSVWDPSNILESSADPNGAFTWSRFVGKSAGEIAKLSQQGVYERAIAGYSIAEKIHHEALVQQIYDEQEPDNSYVPGSKLFLIDDRYGHVEQLKSRASLGDGPLHELLSIADNVEIDNYYHVSEKAYDSRVLCPPISLVGSDMGLVNDQQSTLFNLSVRSTLDPLTLDQEWDLLQHGVKPGDFPASNLYPKERNTRAGYTSIRMPSMAKFVYESGKLLKLDQLLTELKANDHRVLIYFQMTKMMDLMEEYLTYRQYKYCRLDGSSKLSDRRDLVNDWQTRPDLFVFLLSTRAGGLGINLTAADTVIFYDSDWNPTIDSQAMDRAHRLGQTRQVTVYRLLVKGTIEERMRDRAKQKMHVQAVVMEGGGAAGSGVDFQKPGREVAFWLLDDDDAVDAALRQKEREKQLSEIKTSKKSRKSAGTGTGTGSNGTPAPIAAPVPRKQITLEDMYHEDEGNFDESSRPATGATTPVARGETPPVFKPKKRMTTEQRLRAVGDIA from the coding sequence ATGGCGATTTCGAGTCTGCTGAGTGGATCAGAGGAGTCGGGtgcaggtggtggtgcagTTGGCAGTGTTGGCGGTCCTGGATCCAGTTCAGTGGGTGACATTGCTAGTGGAGGATTTGGTTCAGTTGCTAGTTCAGATGGAGGGTTTGCAGTTAGTTCTTCTGATAAGAGCGGGCTCGATCGATATACATATAACGGGACTAGTCATGTTAAGAGCAGTATGAACGGGTTTGGGGCTTTTAAGGTCAACAAATGGTATAACCAGCCCAATTATCAGATGCATTTTGACTGGCCCACGAGTTTAGCTGATAACGACGCTGGCGAGATAGCCAAACAGGCTGCTGAACCCAGATATTCCAGTGAGAAGAGCGAGTTTTTATCGAGTGTGCGGTCGAAACTGGAGAACAGAATGAACCAGTACCATGAAAAGACTAAAGTTGAAAAGAGAACAGAGGCTCATAACACGTTGTTGGCTAAACATTCATCACGAGCCAAGTTATTAGTCAATTATGCTAATGCTGAATTACACACTAGGGCCCTGTCGCATGTACTTTCTGGTGAAGAGAGTGTGTATTTGGAGGAGAGACAGAGAATGAAACGATTGGAAGCGAATTCCAAGCGACGAGATCAACGACGACTTCAGAAACAACGCATGGCTCTGGCCGAAAAGGCAGATAAAATCGCACGTGGCGAGATTGAAGCTCCAGAGGGTGAAGAACAACGCATTGCTTCACTCATTGCTAGCACCAAGAGAAAGCCAGGTCCAAAACCTAAAAAAGAGAGGGAGGAATACGAGATGTTGCTAGATGAGCTGGAACTTGCAACTACTCCGGATAGTCAAGGAGCCCCAGAAACACCGGCGACTGGAAAAGgcaaatccaaatcaaaGACTAAAGGAAAGAGTTTGTCATCTACAGGTACCGGATCTACAGCAACGCCTAAATCTCATAAACGAAAGTCTACTGATACAGGTGGTGACGACCAGACCCCATCTGATAAGAAGACCAAACTTGCCAACGGCTCGGCAGCTgtatctgctgctgcaggAACACCTAAAACCAAGGGAGAAAAAGCAGCTGAACgagcagcagaaaaagcagcagcgaaaGCTGCTAAAGATGCTGCTAAACAAGCCGAGAAAGCTGCCAAAGAGGAACAAAAAGCTGCTGACAAGGCGGCGgccgcagcagcagccgctgctgctgaacaGACCAAAGGTCCGTCTCAAAAGGAAATTAAAGCAGTTGCTAGACTGTACCAGAATACTTATGAATCGATATGGAAAGACATGGCTCGTCGTGATTCGGGTAAAGTGTACAGATTAATGCAGTCGTCAACAAATATGAAGCTTAGTAATGTGAAGAAAACAGCCATGCTAGCTGCTAAAGAGGCAAGAAGATGGCAGTTGAAAACCAATAAATCGGCGAAAGATATTCCTGCTCGTGCTCGTCGTGGTATGAGAGAGATGCTAACGTTCTGGAAACGAAATGAGAAGGAAGAACGAGACTTGCGCCGTAAAGCCGAGAAAGAAGCTATTGAGCAGGCTAAAAAGGATGAAGAATTGCGCGAGTCGAAACGACAAGCCAAAAAACTCAATTTCCTTATCACTCAAACCGAATTATACAGTCATTTCATTGGTCGTAAGATTAAAACCGCTGAAGCTGCGGGTGAAGAGGTCAACCAGGATGATGATCCACATGGTATTAAACAACTTGAAAGTGGCGATTCGGCGGGTCGCGTTGAAGATATCGATTTCGACAACACTGACGATAACGAAATCAAGCGTATTGCCATGAACAATGCTCAAAAGGCTGTGATGGATGCACAAACCAAAGCCCGTAACTTCAATAACTCTGCTGAGATTAAAAATGTGGAtattgacgatgacgacatGAACTTCCAGAACCCCACGTCTTTGGGAGACGAGGTCATTGCTCAACCAAAGATGTTATCATGCCAGCTTAAAGAATATCAATTAAAGGGTCTTACATGGCTTGCTAATCTTTACGAACAGGGTATCAATGGTATCTTGGCAGATGAAATGGGTCTGGGTAAGACGGTGCAATCTATTTCGGTCATGGCATATCTCGCTGAAACACATAATATTTGGGGCCCGTTTCTTGTCATTGCACCCGCTTCGACACTTCACAACTGGCAGCAGGAAATCTCCAAGTTCGTACCTCAGTTTAAAGCTTTACCATACTGGGGTAGTGGCAAGGACCGTAAAGTGTTGAGAAAATTCTGGGATCGTAAGCAAGTTACGTATACAAAAGACTCGCCATTCCATGTTCTGATTACTTCATACCAATTGGTAGTGGCAGATGCACAATATTTCCAGAGGTTCAAATGGCAATATATGATTCTTGACGAAGCACAGGCTATcaaatcttcttcgtccACCAGATGGAAGTCTCTCCTATCATTTAGATGTCGTAATCGTTTGCTTCTCACTGGTACACCAATTCAAAACTCGATGCAGGAACTGTGGGCTTTGTTACATTTTATCATGCCTTCATTGTTTGATTCACACGAAGAATTCAGCGAATGGTTCTCGAAAGATATTGAGAGCCATGCTCAAAACAACAGTCAGCTGAATGAGCAGCAGTTGAAACGTTTGCATATGATTTTGAAACCGTTTATGCTTCGTCGTGTCAAGAAACATGTACAACAGGAACTGGGTGACAAGATTGAAATTGACGTCTATTGTAATCTGACCTCGAGACAGCGGGTATTGTATAAGATGCTGCGATCACAAATCAGTCTTATGGATCTTATTGAGCGAGCAACGTCGAGCTCAGACGATGGAACTCAGAGTTTGATGAACCTCGTTATGCAGTTCCGTAAAGTGTGTAACCATCCGGATTTGTTTGAAAGAGCAGATGTCAAATCAGCATTTAATTTTGCAACCTTTGCGCAAACTGTGAACGTGAATCGTGATGGTCCGGTGATCGATGTAGCGTATACAGCTGTGAACCACATTAGTTATTCGGTTCCCAAGCTGGCATATCGAGATGGTGGGTTTTTGGATATCCCCAGTCAGGGCAACTACCGGGTCGGGTTCAACCAAAAGTATCTCAAGAACAAATTTAGTGTTTGGGATCCTAGTAATATTCTCGAATCTTCAGCTGATCCAAATGGAGCTTTTACTTGGTCACGGTTTGTTGGTAAATCTGCTGGCGAGATTGCCAAACTGTCTCAACAAGGTGTTTATGAACGGGCTATAGCTGGCTATTCCATTGCCGAAAAAATCCATCATGAAGCATTGGTTCAGCAGATCTACGACGAGCAAGAACCAGACAATAGCTATGTACCTGGCTCGAAGCTATTCTTGATCGATGATCGATATGGACATGTTGAACAGCTGAAATCACGAGCATCACTGGGTGATGGGCCACTTCATGAACTGCTGTCAATTGCAGACAATGTTGAAATCGACAACTACTACCATGTTAGTGAAAAGGCATACGACTCACGAGTACTCTGTCCCCCTATTTCTCTCGTTGGTTCTGATATGGGACTTGTTAATGACCAGCAAAGCACTTTGTTTAATCTATCAGTTCGATCAACTTTGGATCCATTGACTCTTGACCAGGAGTGGGATTTGTTGCAGCATGGTGTCAAACCAGGTGATTTCCCAGCTTCGAATTTGTACCCCAAAGAACGCAATACTCGTGCTGGCTACACTAGTATTCGTATGCCGTCTATGGCTAAATTTGTATATGAATCAGgaaagctgctgaaattgGATCAGTTACTGACGGAACTCAAGGCTAATGATCATCGTGTGTTAATTTACTTCCAAATGACCAAGATGATGGATCTTATGGAGGAGTACTTGACTTATCGACAATACAAGTACTGCCGTTTGGACGGTTCATCTAAGCTGTCTGATCGTAGAGATCTTGTGAACGACTGGCAAACTAGACCCgatttgtttgtgtttttgttgtctACTCGTGCCGGTGGTCTTGGTATCAATCTGACTGCTGCCGACACAGTAATTTTTTATGATTCAGATTGGAATCCCACTATTGATAGCCAGGCTATGGACCGAGCCCATAGACTGGGACAGACGAGACAGGTCACTGTATACAGATTGCTTGTCAAGGGAACTATCGAAGAGAGAATGAGAGACCGTGCCAAACAAAAGATGCACGTACAGGCAGTAGTTATGGAGGgtggaggtgctgctggcagCGGTGTTGATTTCCAGAAACCCGGTCGTGAAGTGGCATTCTGGCTTCtcgacgatgacgatgctgttgatgcgGCTCTACGTCAAAAAGAGCGTGAGAAGCAATTGAGCGAAATCAAGACAAGTAAGAAGAGCAGGAAATCAGCTGGCACTGGAACTGGCACCGGATCTAATGGCACGCCTGCTCCTattgctgctcctgttccaagaaaacaaatcaccCTGGAGGATATGTATCACGAGGACGAGGGTAACTTTGATGAGTCCAGTCGACCAGCCACTGGTGCGACGACACCTGTAGCTCGAGGCGAGACACCACCAGTGTTTAAGccaaaaaagagaatgacGACCGAACAACGACTCCGTGCTGTCGGTGACATTGcataa